In Shouchella patagoniensis, the following are encoded in one genomic region:
- a CDS encoding DNA-3-methyladenine glycosylase has protein sequence MHFFSPVDHSFYMQPTLLLAKSLIGKYLIHFLDDEYLVGQITETEAYLGVLDPACHSFGRKKTKRTQVLYGEPGRIYTYSMHTHCLLNIVCEKPGQPEAVLIRAIEPISGIEKMEKLRGMPLRNKQFSNGPGKLTKAMGITMDYYGHSLFNQSLYIAKGSIESPVVATKRVGIGGARQAKHYPWRFINSATPFVSTYRV, from the coding sequence ATGCATTTTTTTTCTCCAGTAGATCACTCATTTTATATGCAACCGACTCTGTTGTTAGCAAAATCGTTAATAGGAAAATATCTAATTCATTTTTTAGATGATGAGTACTTGGTTGGTCAAATTACGGAAACAGAAGCTTATTTAGGTGTGCTTGATCCAGCATGCCATAGCTTTGGAAGAAAAAAGACGAAGCGTACACAAGTTTTATACGGGGAACCAGGACGCATTTATACGTATTCGATGCATACGCATTGCTTACTGAATATAGTCTGTGAAAAACCAGGACAACCTGAAGCCGTCTTGATACGAGCAATTGAACCAATTTCTGGTATTGAAAAGATGGAAAAACTTAGAGGGATGCCATTAAGAAACAAGCAATTTAGTAATGGGCCTGGCAAATTAACAAAGGCAATGGGGATTACAATGGATTATTATGGGCATTCGTTGTTCAATCAATCACTTTATATTGCAAAAGGGAGTATCGAATCTCCTGTGGTTGCAACAAAGCGGGTAGGGATTGGCGGTGCGCGTCAAGCAAAACATTATCCATGGCGCTTTATTAATAGCGCAACTCCCTTTGTCTCAACCTATCGCGTATAA
- the kynB gene encoding arylformamidase produces MTWIDITMPLNNKIAHWPGDTPFSYSLSATKEETGSVNVGSITMSTHTGTHADAPYHYKNNGSKINDLPLELYIGKAMVINAIGASSLDRSLFEQFPLENKTRLLIKTTENRNLEEFSSDFPTVTPNGAAYLAEQGIKLIGVDAPSVDSITSKDLPGHHSLDQAGIAILENLVLDQIAEGIYELIALPLLLHGADGSPVRAVIKLIKEGFDSNDK; encoded by the coding sequence ATGACTTGGATTGACATTACGATGCCATTAAACAATAAGATCGCCCATTGGCCAGGAGACACTCCTTTCTCTTATTCTTTATCAGCCACAAAAGAAGAAACAGGATCAGTAAATGTGGGTAGTATAACAATGAGTACGCATACTGGAACTCATGCTGATGCACCGTATCATTACAAAAATAATGGCTCAAAAATCAATGATTTGCCTCTCGAACTCTATATAGGAAAAGCAATGGTTATTAATGCTATTGGGGCTTCTTCACTTGATCGTTCATTATTTGAACAATTTCCATTAGAAAACAAGACAAGACTTTTAATTAAAACAACTGAAAACAGAAATTTAGAAGAATTCTCTTCAGATTTTCCGACAGTAACACCCAATGGAGCGGCATATTTAGCAGAACAAGGTATAAAATTGATTGGCGTTGATGCTCCAAGTGTTGATTCGATTACAAGCAAAGATCTACCTGGCCACCACTCTCTTGATCAGGCAGGTATTGCCATTCTAGAAAACCTTGTTCTCGATCAAATAGCCGAAGGAATTTATGAATTAATTGCACTGCCTTTATTGCTTCATGGAGCTGATGGTAGTCCTGTCCGGGCAGTTATTAAGTTAATTAAAGAAGGGTTCGATTCAAATGACAAATAA
- a CDS encoding ABC transporter ATP-binding protein, with translation MIQENPAIVVDRLSLAYPMAEKLLFEDLSIQINKGDKVLLLGPSGSGKSTLLQVMAGLIPQAIQLPMEAEELVLPKKYGIVFQDPDSQFCMPYVDEELAFVLENIGVKRKEMSGIISTLLNRVGLDKLASHTLIQSLSQGMKQRLAIACALAVEGDTLFLDEPTALLDPQGTTDMWKAINEICTNQTVVIVEHKISEVLPFINRIVLFNDCGEIVADNKPSDVFAKHKEEIDKYGVWHPESWKQFLSKRTLRYRERGTTETIRLSNWKLTRRKKDVLEVKSALVREKDWICVTGENGAGKTTLLYGLMNLLQSRGTYVLNGKQVQKKQSLVSDIAFVFQNPEHQFLADSALKELLIGHEQSTGEKKALEILDQFQLINKKDVHPYKLSIGQKRRLSVATAFMNPRPVLVLDEPTFGQDAKNTFQLIDCLEHFRLNGGTIVMVTHDMEIVRHFSTQQWTIESVLLETKYRGGTQDDVRVERNMA, from the coding sequence ATGATACAGGAGAATCCAGCAATTGTAGTTGATCGTTTGTCTCTCGCTTATCCAATGGCTGAGAAGTTGTTGTTTGAAGATCTTTCCATTCAGATTAATAAAGGGGACAAGGTACTTCTTTTAGGTCCGAGTGGTTCTGGAAAATCTACCCTGCTTCAGGTGATGGCGGGGTTAATACCACAAGCGATTCAACTGCCAATGGAAGCAGAAGAACTCGTTCTTCCGAAAAAATATGGCATCGTATTTCAAGATCCGGATAGTCAATTTTGTATGCCTTATGTGGATGAAGAATTAGCCTTTGTATTAGAGAATATTGGTGTTAAAAGGAAAGAAATGTCCGGCATTATTTCTACACTTCTGAATCGTGTAGGATTAGACAAGCTAGCAAGCCATACTCTTATTCAATCTTTGTCTCAAGGGATGAAACAGCGCTTAGCAATTGCTTGTGCGCTCGCCGTCGAAGGAGATACATTGTTTTTAGATGAACCAACGGCTTTGTTGGATCCTCAAGGTACAACGGATATGTGGAAGGCAATTAACGAAATCTGCACCAATCAAACAGTTGTCATTGTTGAACATAAAATTTCTGAAGTACTTCCTTTTATTAATCGGATCGTTTTGTTTAATGACTGCGGAGAAATCGTTGCAGATAACAAGCCGAGCGACGTTTTTGCAAAGCATAAGGAAGAAATAGATAAATATGGTGTCTGGCATCCTGAATCTTGGAAGCAATTTTTATCTAAACGAACACTTCGCTATAGAGAACGTGGAACAACAGAAACAATTCGATTAAGTAACTGGAAGCTGACTCGTAGAAAAAAAGATGTATTAGAAGTGAAGAGTGCACTTGTGAGGGAAAAGGATTGGATATGCGTCACAGGAGAAAATGGTGCCGGAAAAACGACTTTACTGTATGGCCTAATGAATTTATTACAATCGAGAGGTACGTATGTGTTAAATGGAAAACAGGTTCAGAAAAAACAATCGCTTGTGAGTGACATTGCATTTGTGTTTCAAAATCCTGAGCACCAATTTTTAGCTGACAGTGCTCTAAAGGAATTGTTAATTGGACATGAACAAAGTACAGGAGAGAAGAAAGCGTTAGAGATTTTAGACCAATTTCAATTGATAAATAAAAAGGATGTTCATCCATATAAATTATCTATTGGACAAAAACGAAGATTGAGTGTCGCGACCGCTTTTATGAATCCAAGGCCTGTTCTTGTCTTAGACGAACCGACTTTTGGACAAGATGCAAAAAATACGTTCCAATTAATCGACTGCTTAGAACACTTTCGATTAAACGGTGGGACGATTGTTATGGTGACACATGATATGGAAATCGTACGTCATTTTTCAACCCAACAATGGACAATAGAATCTGTGCTCTTGGAAACAAAATATCGGGGAGGTACACAAGATGACGTACGAGTGGAAAGAAACATGGCTTAG
- a CDS encoding energy-coupling factor transporter transmembrane component T family protein codes for MTYEWKETWLSDVNPSLKLIITVCFFILVIFIHNPNTLLLIVVFSFLLLFFYSGHPLLFLFLYCAPFLLLFVSSSSAMMLFGKGDTTWFQYGIIHITEESFFRGIHLGMRATVFAVLGLLFALTTKPVRLFYSLMQQLKFPTNLAYSFMASIRMLPIMVSEFQTLVYAYEIRGLNKDKGISSFYKKLIFFSIPLLAQAIRRAQRIAIAMEAKQFKTSGKRSHFYHIGFGKTDLYFVSVVGILIVSSSWIGQLEWFIPVSDVRYFEASM; via the coding sequence ATGACGTACGAGTGGAAAGAAACATGGCTTAGCGATGTGAATCCTAGCTTGAAATTAATCATAACGGTCTGCTTCTTTATCCTTGTCATCTTTATTCATAACCCAAACACGTTGCTGCTTATAGTCGTTTTTTCCTTTTTGTTACTATTTTTTTATTCGGGGCATCCTTTGCTATTCCTGTTCCTTTATTGTGCCCCTTTTCTCTTGTTATTTGTATCCTCATCGAGCGCAATGATGCTATTTGGAAAAGGCGACACAACTTGGTTTCAGTATGGGATCATTCATATTACTGAAGAAAGCTTTTTTAGAGGGATCCATTTAGGTATGAGAGCAACCGTTTTCGCTGTATTGGGACTCCTTTTTGCTTTAACCACAAAGCCAGTTCGTCTTTTTTATTCACTAATGCAACAATTGAAATTTCCAACCAATTTAGCTTATTCGTTTATGGCATCTATTCGAATGCTGCCAATTATGGTGTCTGAATTTCAAACGTTAGTATATGCATATGAAATTCGAGGTCTCAATAAAGATAAAGGTATATCCAGTTTTTACAAAAAACTGATCTTTTTTAGTATTCCGTTGCTCGCGCAAGCAATCCGGAGAGCGCAACGGATTGCGATTGCAATGGAGGCAAAACAATTTAAAACGAGTGGAAAAAGAAGCCATTTTTATCATATAGGTTTTGGTAAAACTGATCTTTATTTTGTGTCTGTCGTTGGAATATTGATAGTGTCAAGTTCTTGGATTGGGCAGCTAGAGTGGTTTATTCCTGTTTCAGATGTACGTTACTTTGAAGCAAGCATGTAA
- a CDS encoding TIGR00730 family Rossman fold protein, with protein sequence MKAIAVFCGSSVGNKPGYLQQAERFGERLAEKGITLVYGGAQVGCMGAVANACLSAGGRVIGVIPEKLKRVEIAHQNLSELHVVKTMHERKALMAELADGFVALPGGAGTLEEWFEVFTWSQLDYHNKPCSFLNVDNFFDPLLRMLDHTIEQGFMNEAYKELYLVEQEVDVLIDNLINYEHKTISKWTTN encoded by the coding sequence ATGAAAGCAATTGCAGTGTTTTGTGGTTCTAGTGTAGGGAATAAACCTGGTTATCTTCAACAAGCCGAACGATTTGGCGAACGTTTGGCAGAAAAGGGGATCACACTTGTTTATGGTGGTGCTCAAGTTGGATGTATGGGAGCGGTAGCAAATGCATGTTTAAGTGCTGGTGGCCGTGTTATTGGGGTAATTCCTGAAAAGCTAAAGCGGGTTGAGATCGCTCATCAGAATCTATCAGAGCTTCATGTCGTTAAAACAATGCATGAACGTAAAGCGTTGATGGCGGAATTGGCAGATGGTTTTGTCGCTTTACCAGGTGGGGCTGGAACGCTTGAAGAGTGGTTCGAAGTGTTTACTTGGTCACAATTAGACTATCATAATAAGCCATGTAGTTTTTTAAATGTAGACAATTTTTTTGATCCGCTGCTAAGAATGCTTGACCATACAATCGAGCAGGGATTTATGAATGAAGCTTATAAGGAATTATATTTAGTGGAACAAGAAGTAGATGTACTTATTGATAACCTAATAAACTACGAACATAAGACAATCTCAAAGTGGACGACAAATTAA
- the kynU gene encoding kynureninase → MTKQLNTIDYAAEKDKKDPLARFAKEFYIQKGKTYLDGNSLGLLSKRSEQSVIKLLEAWKTHAIDGWSDTQQPWFTLSETIGAKMANLIGANAHEVIATGSTTINLHQLLATFYEPTDKKPFILSETLNFPTDIYAMQSHLKIHGLHSEKHLKLIKSEDGYTLSEDAIIEAMTDDIKIIILSSVLYRSGQLLNMRKLTTAAHERGILIGFDLCHSIGSVPHQLSEMGVDFAFWCTYKHLNGGPGSVAGLYVNERHHAKTPGLLGWFGSDKQVQFDMEPTFTKAAGAGAYQLGTPHLLSLSPLIGSLELIEEAGIGPMREKSLNLTQYLRDLLESLPETTNLLIRTPKNDERRGGHILIEHPEAARICKALKSEGIIPDFRSPNGIRIAPVALYNSYSDVLHCALTLATILKNRTYKNYENTRGVIA, encoded by the coding sequence TTGACAAAACAATTAAACACGATTGATTATGCTGCTGAAAAAGATAAGAAAGATCCACTGGCTCGATTCGCAAAAGAGTTTTACATACAAAAAGGAAAAACGTATCTTGATGGCAATTCCCTTGGGTTATTAAGTAAGCGATCAGAGCAGAGCGTCATCAAGTTACTTGAAGCTTGGAAAACGCACGCAATTGATGGTTGGTCTGATACACAACAGCCTTGGTTTACTTTATCAGAGACAATCGGAGCAAAAATGGCAAACCTAATTGGTGCGAATGCACATGAAGTCATCGCCACTGGTTCAACGACTATTAATTTGCATCAATTACTCGCAACTTTTTATGAACCAACTGATAAAAAACCATTTATACTAAGTGAAACCTTAAATTTTCCGACTGATATCTACGCAATGCAATCTCATTTAAAGATTCATGGTCTACATTCTGAGAAACACTTAAAGCTTATCAAAAGCGAAGACGGTTACACACTATCTGAAGATGCAATTATTGAAGCAATGACCGATGATATAAAGATCATTATTCTTTCAAGTGTTCTTTATCGAAGTGGACAGCTGCTTAACATGAGAAAACTAACTACTGCTGCACATGAACGTGGAATTTTAATCGGTTTTGACTTATGTCATTCAATTGGTTCTGTTCCCCATCAATTAAGCGAGATGGGTGTAGATTTCGCTTTTTGGTGTACGTACAAACACTTAAACGGAGGACCAGGTAGTGTGGCTGGACTTTATGTTAACGAACGTCATCATGCTAAAACGCCTGGATTGCTTGGTTGGTTTGGTTCTGATAAACAAGTACAATTTGATATGGAACCAACATTTACAAAAGCTGCTGGAGCTGGAGCTTATCAATTAGGCACACCACATCTCTTGTCACTCTCTCCTTTAATCGGCTCACTTGAATTAATTGAAGAAGCTGGAATTGGGCCTATGCGTGAAAAATCACTAAACTTAACACAATACTTACGCGATCTTTTGGAATCGCTTCCAGAAACAACCAATCTTCTTATACGTACCCCAAAAAACGATGAACGTAGGGGTGGTCACATACTCATTGAGCATCCAGAAGCAGCGAGAATATGCAAAGCATTAAAATCAGAAGGAATTATACCAGATTTTCGTAGTCCAAACGGTATTCGAATTGCTCCTGTAGCTCTCTATAATTCTTACAGTGATGTACTTCATTGCGCTTTAACTCTCGCAACTATACTTAAGAACCGCACGTATAAAAATTATGAAAATACTCGAGGAGTGATTGCATAA
- the kynA gene encoding tryptophan 2,3-dioxygenase: MTNKDHYSGLHTDFKEKMTYGDYLQLDSLLSSQNRLSGHHDEMLFIIIHQVSELWMKLMIHEIKGAIHSIKHDQFQPAFKQLSRVSKTQAQIIQAWDVLSTLTPSEYSEFRDSLGQASGFQSYQHRQLEFALGKKSDHILKIYAHDQALHEDLLTDYEKPSLYDEAIYALSRAGLSIDDDLLQRDITQSHTTSSSVLKAWQKVYQNTDQYWNLYQLAEKLVDLEDRHQQWRFRHLKTVERIIGLKSGTGGSKGVHYLKAILDEYFFPELWQLRTSL, from the coding sequence ATGACAAATAAAGATCATTATTCGGGTTTGCATACGGATTTTAAAGAAAAAATGACTTATGGTGATTATTTGCAACTGGATTCATTATTATCAAGTCAAAACAGGCTTTCTGGTCACCATGATGAGATGCTTTTTATCATCATCCATCAAGTAAGCGAATTATGGATGAAACTAATGATCCATGAGATCAAAGGTGCGATTCATTCGATCAAGCATGATCAATTCCAACCGGCGTTTAAACAACTTTCCCGCGTTTCAAAAACCCAGGCTCAAATTATACAAGCCTGGGATGTTCTATCCACCCTAACTCCAAGTGAATATAGTGAATTCAGAGACTCCCTTGGACAAGCTTCAGGTTTTCAATCGTATCAACATCGACAACTTGAGTTTGCACTAGGTAAGAAATCAGATCATATCTTAAAAATTTATGCCCATGATCAAGCCTTACATGAGGACCTGTTAACTGATTATGAGAAACCAAGTTTATACGATGAGGCCATTTATGCACTTTCTCGAGCAGGACTCTCAATAGATGATGATCTTCTGCAACGTGATATCACACAATCACATACCACATCTTCTTCTGTGTTAAAGGCATGGCAAAAAGTATATCAAAACACAGACCAATATTGGAATTTATATCAATTGGCAGAAAAACTTGTCGATCTAGAAGACAGGCATCAACAATGGCGGTTTCGCCACTTAAAAACAGTTGAGCGTATTATCGGATTGAAAAGCGGTACAGGAGGTTCAAAAGGGGTTCACTACTTAAAGGCAATATTAGACGAGTACTTTTTTCCGGAATTATGGCAACTCCGAACATCTTTATAA